acgtaccccctgtaatgtgctcgcgtaccactaggggtacgcgtacccccggttgggaatcactgggcTATATAATTCGCTGGCCCACCCAACACGCATCCTGACATGGTTCCTACTTCAGTCAGTTCTTTGGTTGACCATGGAGAGAACAAGTCGGACACAGTTCCCACTCAAGTAAGTTGTCCCATTGACTCCAGTGGAGCACAGACTGACACAGTTCTTGTTCCTGATGGTGACTCTGCAGAAATGAAGATTGTTCCTGTTTCTGACCTTGACAGGTTTCAGACCTTCACTCATCACCACAATGAACCACCTTCCGATTTGCACAGACAAGACTCTGATCAGGTTACGGTGTAGAGCATTGTAGTTACAAGGGCTGGGAGAGTAGTCACAAGAGTCAATAGGCTTATAGAAAATATGGTCCAAAAACCTCATTGTATGGGGTCTCTAACCATTGCAGAAAGTTCAGTCTGTAGCATAAAAGGTTTTCTTGTCACTATGCGGAAAGCATAATTGGTTAAGACTCAGCTTGAATTTCAGGGGACCAATTAAAATGGGGTGTAGACTGCACCTCAGTGTTCTTGAAGAGTAGGAAGGGTTGAAGGATCAACCTTCCCTACTGCTTTAAATCTGCTTGACGGATAGTTTTCTAACTGAACCATAAGATGAGATCTTTTGTGTGAACTGGTCCAGAGTTAACAATATGGATTAAAAAACGAAATTCGAGGGCGAACCAAGCCATTATTTTGTTCTGTGTaacgcatgtttggtcttgtATAAATCCTGTGGCAAATTGGTTTTGATCATTTAAGTTCTCATGAAGTTTCGTCTCGACGGTCGCATATTAGCGTGCTAGCTTACCGGCATGCTGAGGAGATGGTGCGGTTCCACGTTCATGACGTGCATTTCGCTCTTTCATCAGGGGAGCCAGGTGGACAGGACGCTCTGCTCACACAGCtcatgttttgttttaatatttcagGTATTGAGAAGTTTTTGTTTCAATGACGTAAAACCTGCCTGAAGTGTTATTTGCTGTATTCCATTTCAACTTGAACTGTGGCGCTGTCTGTTTTGTCGAGCAAAATAAAATGAGGTATTCATTAATGTGTACCTATTAAATATGTGTTAGACAtgtattaattataaaaaggTTATGGATAAttatatgtgtgtttttatgtatGTGTAGGtaaatatgtatgtgtgttaatggttgcatttgTTTCAAGTGATTTATTTAACtgattaataaattgtttttttttttgtaccttttttttattttattttgttatgtTAAAAGTGCAAAAAGGTAAGGGGAAAAAAGCTCTTCTAACGTGGCCGGAGGGGAGCCCGGGGTACGGGACGCTCTGCTCACACAGCTCATGCCGTGtgttattatttcagcgttTGAGCAATAAAACATCTGCGATTCAGTCCCTTACGCACAGAACACAACGCAGAGTGGATAAACGGCGCGGCACTTAGGGCCGGGTTACATAAGCATGTAGAGGTAAAGGCAGCCGACTAAAGTGGGAGCGCCgacttgccagccaatttcactttgcctcggACTGGGGGAGTCGGCGGTGATGCTATTCATTTAATATAAAATGccaaatatatttaatataaaatattaaatgagcTTCCTTTTGATATTCAGCTTTGGGATCCAAGAGTCAGAGTAGACAAGGTACCTTTTTCGGTTGTTGTGAGCTAGACAGTCGTTCATGTTTTATTGCGCCATCGTATAACGTAATGTAcattgcactcacttttcacaTCATGAGCATTTCAAAAATTTTCTCCCAAATCAATCTAATCAattgaaacctcaaactcgaggCAGGTATTGCCACATATGTCTTCTTTCGGTGTTGCAATATGCTTTATTGAAATCACTGCTTGAGGTCAGTTAAGATTTAAACTCAACACAGAACTATGTAAAAACTGTGTAAAGGGGTCTTGTTCGGCTAAAGCGTACTTGAAGAAGGAGTTATTAAAATGTGTGTCTATTACACGTATTCACCGACAACTAAATAATGTAaataggaaagaaaaaaaaactaagcacgaattaattatttatttgtcaaTGAATTATGCAGAATTAGCACACAGGCCTACGTATtattgtttatttggaaataGCAATGTGTATATTTATATTGTATACGCGCCACGAGAAAGCATTTAAAGAATGTTTAACTTACAGAAAGTCAGTGCAAACTTCACAAATTCTTTTGACTGGATGAGTGGAGACTAGACTTATTCTTCTAGCATAATTTAacattttgattaaaaaaaagaaagtcaaacCACTCCCATTTCAGGATCTGCTGGCCAGTGAAATTCTCGAGCCGCCATCCGCCTTCGCCACGTGAcacctctcctgtcatctgcagCTTTGGGGTTTTTTCTTAAATAGCGCGTCAGTCCAGGTGCCTCTTCCCAGTTTGTGTGAACTGCAGTGGAAGCTTTAAGTAAGCACGGCGTTCTTATTTCAGCAATCGCAGTCAAGAATTCTATAAGTAAGCCTTATGTTCTTTTTAATACCTGCTGAATCATATTTAGGTAAATGGTTGTTTGATCTTGTTGCAAAGTTAACTTGCTGAATTGTAATTAAGTGCATGCAGTAGAATGACAAGTAGTTCGAGTATTTCTGAAGTGGACGAACTAGGCACGCGAATGTATTATGGATCTAGAACACGTTTCAGTTTTCTACGGTTTTTGGCGAAATTTCCTTTCCAGTTCGGTAAAATGTGTTTAAAATGAAATGATAAAAGAAACCAAATTTTGAAGATAAATATAACCGAGTCTTTGCTTTTGAAAAGAAATGCAAGGTTGTTCTCGTGCGTAACACTTTCCATGTCGAAATGCACGATTATTGATTTAAGCAATTTCTTACTAAGTAAACATTAGATCGGCTCGATTTTGTACGTTAGTTACCTAGCATGACAGCCGCCACGTAATATATTGAGTTTTAGGCAACTTGTGGAATTTTAACTTTGATAGTGCAGCACTTTACTTatgcagaatgttttttttcctgaccAAACTTGCATAGACTTCGGCCTTTCGCGGTGAACTGTGAACTTGTTTGTCTGGAAATGCTGACACGTTCGCCCATTAGGCTGAAGTTCGCGGCGCACACAAGGCAAACATTGACAAAGGCACACTGATGACGGAAGGAATGCGCTGAGGACACAGATATTCACGTAGACCCACATCGATGATGCACTCAAGTTAATTGTGAAACGGAAATTATAAGATGTACATTGTGCGGTTTATGTCTTACTGCATTCACTAGACTGGCTTATCGGGTACAACAACTATTCGTAATATGGGTGCTTTTATTTTGTAGGATGACTCACCAGTATCCGTCACTCTCTCCGGAGCAGAAGAAGGAGCTCTCCACCATTGCCCAGCGCATTGTTGCTCCTGGAAAGGGCATCCTTGCAGCAGATGAGTCTGTTGGTGAGCGCAAAACTGCGTTAAAATGTGGGGCGGATCTCCAGATACAGGaggaacttttattttgaagcgTTGGGTCATATCAAAGGCGATGCTCAAGTGTGCTATTGGCATTGCTGAGCTGGCCATGTGACCCCTTGGGGCATCGCTGGAAATTCGGGTCCCCCCTGAATCGTGCCCCCCGCACCCAGTGGCCCCTGTAAGGTGGTGCCCCCccttgaatctgccagggtacccCTGCATTTCATTGCTCCCCCCCTTCCATTCTCCAGGTACTATGGGAAAGCGCCTTCAGAAGATAAACGTGGAGAATAACGAAGAGAACCGGCGCTTCTTCCGCAACCTGCTCTTTTCCGTCGATTCCTCGATTGCCAACAGCATAGGCGGAGTCATCTTCTTTCATGAAACTCTGTACCAGAAGTCTGACAAGGGGGTTCCGTTCCCTAAGCTCGTTAAGGAGAAGGGCATCGTGGTGGGCATCAAGGTAAGCGGGCGACTGGCACATCCCTCGCGATCTGCAGCTGTCTGCCGTCGTCAGGTGCTGATTCGGTGTCATTTATAGGTGGACAAAGGAACAGCCGGACTGAATGGGACAGATGGGGAGACGACGACACAAGGTGGATGTCATTTTCTGTCCTTTCGTACTGCAAATAACCAATATCTTTTGATGCTGATAACCATCAGTCTTTTGATGtgtttcgtgtttattgtttttatCAGTTTTTTATCGCATACGTGAATCCAATATTCATGCAGCCCTGTCGGCTTGAAAATTGAAATTCAGAATCTATATgtcaagcattgttttttttttttttatcaaatatGTACTGTGGGTAGAAGTGCGTAGTGCATTGCTGCGGCTCTGCTTTGCAGGGCTCGACGGTTTGGCGGAGCGCTGTGCCCAGTACAAGAAAGATGGGTGTGACTTCGCCAAGTGGCGGAGTGTGCTGAAGATCTCCGACGGCTGTCCGTCGGCCCTTGCGGTGGCCGAGAACGCCAATGTGCTGGCGAGATACGCCAGCATCTGCCAGCAGGTGCGTGTCTCTCGCCCCCCCTGCTCGTGTCGTTCATGTGCAGTCCGACCGGCCGATACCGCAGGTGAACTAAGCGGCGTTACTTTCGGGCTGACGGTAACCAAGCATTTGCACAGTGTAAAATGTGGACCTTTAACAAAAATGCACAAATCATTGGGCTTTGTTTTACTTTACAAAGGATCGTTGTATTTGTGCCAAAACTGTATTTCAAGGTTCAAGGTACTTTATTGTTATCAGCAGCTGTGTCCACCTACATAGTCTGATGAGCCAAAGTTTCTCCATAGAGCAGGAGTGCATGACGTATTTACATTGACGTATAACGAGCGTACAACATGCACACGGACAAGACCAACACGAAACATTGAACACTGCAACATTATGCAATATAAGGCCATGGGGCATTGAGGTGTTTCTGtatatgaatataaatataGAATGACTGGCATAGTGTGACAGAGAGCCACTTAGCGCCATGCTGGGTCACAAATTATTGCATATAAGGAGGTTATAGCAGCATTGGTTGAGAATTATAAGTAAAGTGCACGTGCCAATTGAGAGTTTAATAATGGAGTAATTATGAGGTAAATGATAGTGCACCGGAATGACATTTGCTTAGGCAGAGATTCATGAATGTTTAGCATTAAGAATTCTGATGGCTTGTGGTATGAAGCTGTCACACAATCTGATACTGTAATACGTCAGGTATCTGTATGTTATTACACTGAAATACACTTCCAATTGAAACCTTATATTAacttattatgtattttttgtgaAAATTTGTATTAAAATGAATTCATCCCATTCCATGCAGAATCCCCTGATAATCCTCCTTTACTCTACCGCAGAATGGCTTGGTTCCTATTGTGGAGCCCGAGATCTTGCCCGATGGAGACCATGACTTGAAGCGGTGTCAGTATGTTACTGAAAAGGTCCGCGCTCGTATCTGCTTATTCGTCTTTAGCTGTCGCTGCTAACGTTGCGTCGGATGTTCGACTTCACTCTGGGGATCCTTCCAGGTGCTGGCGGCTGTTTACAAGGCCCTCTCTGACCATCATGTCTACCTGGAAGGCACCCTGTTGAAGCCTAACATGGTCACTGCAGGGCATTCGTGTCCTAAGAAGTTCACCTCTGAAGAGGTCGCGATGGCAACAGTTACAGCCCTGAGGCGTACAGTACCCGCCGCTGTGCCTGGTAAGAGGGGCGGGAGAATATCAggataataaagttaaatgctTAGGCATTGAAAAGGCAGCCAAATTGGAAACGGTGCAGATTTTTCTCAGGATCTAACAGAAGCTCGCTGTGTAATGGGATGCCTTGACTGTACTGTCATTACAGTATTTCTcagttctgttttgttttgcttcatTTTGCCAACAGGTATTTGCTTCCTGTCTGGaggccagagtgaagaggaggcCTCTCTCAACCTTAATGCCATAAATCAAATGCCCCTCCACCGACCCTGGAAGCTGACATTTTCGTACGGCCGTGCCCTgcaggcttctgctctgtctgcctGGAAAGGCAAGCAGGAGAACAAACAGGCTGCACAAAATGCCTTTTGCACACGAGCCAAGGTAATCAGGTTAATACTGAGGGGGAGGTGCTATAAGCTCATGGGAATTTCGTACATAAAAATGCTTTGACGATGgaacaaaaaaatgattggttctcaTTATAGAGGAGGTGAGTCCAAGCAGCTAGAGGAGAagggaccaagacatctcattggttgttcctgcctcctttagttgcttggacccacctcctctactatCTGATTGGCTCTGAGAGATAACcagtcatttttctttctgccctcagaacatttttgtgtgagtATTTCTGAGCATTTGTGGGAGTCACTGGTTTACTGCACCTTTTGATACATTTTAAAGATAATATTTACAGTTGCTGTTTGTCTTCCTCAGATTAATGGCCTGGCATCAAAGGGAGAATACAAGCCTACAGGTGAAAGCAACCAGGCTGCAACCCAATCTCTCTTCACAGCCAGCTATGTTTACTAGAATGGGAATCCTCGGTAGATTACCCAGCAAACGGTACCCCAGACAAGTGACAGAAGCAATCTCATAAGGGAATTAAAAATTAGCGTTCTATAGATGAACCATGGCTGCAATGTTTATTTGGGATTTActgacaaataaaataaaaaaccataCTACTGGTCTTTGAATAGTGgtgtacagtaccagtcaaaagtttggacacgccaAGCCGCCTACAAAGCAGTGTGATGGtatcgcatcacatgacctggccacctgacctgcACGGTACAGATGGTTtaggaggagtttgaccagagggGGAAGAGAAAGCAGTCAGTGAGTGTGATCAGTGTTGGTTTATAGTTTTGGTGTCTTCATAAGTATTCTAAAGTGTTGTATTATAATTAAATTTTTCTATGGCAGTCGTGTCCaagcttttgactggtactataTGTGACAACTCAATGTCTGAATGAGGCATAAAAGAAAGGTGTTTGTGGGTGAAAGGATTGTAAATTGAGGTGGCTGTACTGAAAACAGAGGTAGtactacacacactcacacccaaAGGACAACAACACAACAGCAATGGGTTTCAGGGGCCTGAATCACAAAgccagatttcttgcttagccagataacttgttggatttaaggtagtctggggtaaatgaactttcttcattcactcacatttagcccagactaccttaaatctgaaaaCATAtctgcaagaaatcctgctctgtgatacaggcccctggAGTAACCTAGGCCAAATAACTTCAGAGTAACTTAGTGAACATCCAACCTGTCTTATTTTATCCCaatctaaaaataaataaaagtgaaaatcaCAGCCGGTCAGACGAAAAACAAAATCCAGGAAACCAAGCAAACTGCGAAACCTGAGACCAAGGTACCAAAAAAGGAAGATCTACAACGGAGCGGATGGACGAGACTGTAATGAGAGGATCGGCAAAGAGCTAGAAGGGAGGGATGGACCCACAAAGGCGCAGGGTGACAAACACAACAGCGCATGGACACAGCAGCATGTAACAGTGTAATAAATTATTGCTCTGCTAGCATGATTTCCTTCATTTGCCCCTGACAGTGTCACACTgattaaattaaataacaaAGATAAATTAATGAACACGTTAATAAAATACAGCTTTATATTTTCTCTGTATGAGAAAGACAAGTTTATTAACATAAGTAAAATTAATCCTATGGCACTAAAACAGTTTAGATAATTTACTGACCACAAAATAAATATCTCGCGCTACAGATGCTTACAGTCATTTGACACGAGAACAGAGCAGGTGCGCTGCCAGTTTTAATGGCCAGTCCTTCCGCTCCGTGGAAGTTCCAGAAACAAGCGAGAACTTGACGGTATCTTGCAGACCCCGTTCACAGGCTCGGTTACAGTAAGTGTGGCAGTGTCAGCATAATTGTCACAATGCATATCCATCTTACAAGGACAGAATGAGGGAAGAAGACTCTGAGTTCAATGCAGCAATGATTGGTTTAGATTGGGACAGACTTCAGGGTACCACGTTACCTCCTGCGGAGAAACAGAGTCGTCGTTCTCGACGGATCCACATGCGAAGGCAGGAAGCAGACCGCCTACCGAGCTCGCCGTCTCCCACGAGAGATTTTAAGCTTTACGTCAGCGAAGGCCTGGTGCACGCGGGCTCTCAGCTTTCAGCGTGTATTCAAATGGCCAAGTATTAATGCTGCCTCGTGCACCAGCACCCTTGTTTGTATGGTCCAGTGAGGGACATGTACTTCTTATTGCCGATGACAGGGTCAGTATCTCTGGGATTCGAAGGTGCACTTCCATATCTGAGTGGGAAAAGTTTTAACCGCATGATAATTTAACGCAAGTAAATCACTGAATCCTCAAGCCTCCCCTAGCTATTTTATTGTATACACTAACACCAGTCAAAATTATCGATACCAGGAATCGAATATAAATTAGCTATAGCTAACTTGAACAACAATTATTGATGTAAATAGCCATTATCAAATGTTTATATATAGATTTATCATAACAATAAATATATACACCAAAAACTTACTTTAAAAAGTAAAACCTAAGCCAAGGCAGATAATTACAAACTAACGGTTTCCTAAGTTAGTCTAATTAAATTAGTTAATAATGATAACAGAATCCTGCACACACATACCTTTGTCTGCCAACGAAGATCTTGGTAGCTACGTTTATAGATTCAGGCCAGTTACCAAGTTTGGTCAACTAGCTGCATGGTTTACATGCACGTAACAGTTTCATTACCTTGTAAACAGTctttagggtttgcaaactaccccaacgcttttagTGCTTTTTTCAAAGTACAAAGTTGCCCTTGGTAGACAGGCCAATTAACTAAAACAACAAACATCTATTCATAGTGATATGTTAGCCGCTACACGTTTGAGCCACCTGTGTTACGTTTCAATAAATAACCATTTCCAAAATACTAGCAGATATATAATTCAAAAAGATTATGGTTTCCTGGTTCGCTCAAACATACCAGCCACAAAAACCCACGAAAAGCATCGAGACAAAAAGACAAACGCGATTACACAGCCGCACGTGTATGGTGGTATTTCCTTAAAATTAAACGAAAATAATATTGAGTACAAAATAGGcctaattttattattaataataataataataataataataataataattaatgtaCAGTTTACATTAATCTATTACTATCATTCTCGATTCATGATTATTACTTTGCATTTGAATCTGTCTTAACATTTACGGTCCCTCCGTACTTAGGGCCCGATGAGCATGTTTATGGACCTTAAGTCCAACACAAGAGGCTCAAGTACATTAGAAGATGCTACATCTGCCCTCGGCTTAGTAGCCTAAGGTACAGTTAGAAAATCCCACCATTAGTTTCAAATTTAGAAACATTTTCGTCGCGGAGTCAGTACTGAGGACTGTGAAAGCGCTCTGTTAATTCCCACATGaacttttaattaatcatcGTTAAAGAACACGAAATTCAAAACAAATTCAGAAATAATTGTGTGTATATGATAATCCCTCCATCCGTTTTCCAGTGTGCATTTCATCTTAAGAGCTTTAGATGAAATAATTCAAAGGTTAAACCCTAGAATCATTGCTGATGGATCACCAGTTAAATCTAGAGCTACTCGTTTAGGTTTTAACAGCACTAAGAATTATAATGCAATTTTCATGTGTCATATCTTATGCACATTATTTTCTCTTTTGACAAATCTTCGTCAGATAAGTGTTAGCGGGTGTCGCTTTTTGGGGCTACCTTTTACATTAACTACGTTTTTTTTCAGACTGGGACTTAgctgccagctttggtcagctggctggcgtgagatatTCTCTACTCGCATGCACgcgcatttacatgtacgtaacagttttattaccttgtaaatggtctaaggtttgcaaactaccccaacgcttttgatgtagctaattttaggtttataatgaaacgGTATGGACATGCCTTAAGATTTCTTGCGCGAGCAGGAGAATTTAaaaccag
The sequence above is a segment of the Brienomyrus brachyistius isolate T26 chromosome 12, BBRACH_0.4, whole genome shotgun sequence genome. Coding sequences within it:
- the aldob gene encoding fructose-bisphosphate aldolase B gives rise to the protein MTHQYPSLSPEQKKELSTIAQRIVAPGKGILAADESVGTMGKRLQKINVENNEENRRFFRNLLFSVDSSIANSIGGVIFFHETLYQKSDKGVPFPKLVKEKGIVVGIKVDKGTAGLNGTDGETTTQGLDGLAERCAQYKKDGCDFAKWRSVLKISDGCPSALAVAENANVLARYASICQQNGLVPIVEPEILPDGDHDLKRCQYVTEKVLAAVYKALSDHHVYLEGTLLKPNMVTAGHSCPKKFTSEEVAMATVTALRRTVPAAVPGICFLSGGQSEEEASLNLNAINQMPLHRPWKLTFSYGRALQASALSAWKGKQENKQAAQNAFCTRAKINGLASKGEYKPTGESNQAATQSLFTASYVY